The Gossypium raimondii isolate GPD5lz chromosome 2, ASM2569854v1, whole genome shotgun sequence genome segment GTGGAGATGGGTCAACTGCTTCCATTGATGGGCTTCCTTCACCTCGGCTTCTCTCAACTCACCTTCCTTACGCTTTGTTTCCGGAATGCATGACCGATGATACCTTGGCTTGCCGTTTCGTTTATATCTGCCGAGACCTCAAGGACGTTTTAGCCTCAAAGTGGCATTTCGCTAACAAGTTGAGACCAAAAGGAGTGCCACCACTTTCACTAGAGGAAGCCTTTGACTTGTTTTGCAAAGGGGTATCGCACTATGGACCGTTTTGGGATCACGTTTTGGGGTATTGGAAAGCTAGTTTGGAATCGCCGAAAAAAGTGTTGTGCTTGAAGTATGAAGATGTGAAGAAGGAGCCTTTGGGGTGTGTGAGGAAAGTGGCGAATTTCTTGGGGGTGCCATTTACACCAGAGGAAGAAAACAAAGAGATCGTGGAAGAAATAGTGAAGCTGTGCAGTTTTGAGAATATGAGCAATCAAGATGTAAATAAAAGTGACACCAGAAGTCAGGAAAAACCTATTTCCAATTCTGATTTCTTTAGAAA includes the following:
- the LOC105789480 gene encoding cytosolic sulfotransferase 16, which gives rise to MYPKRIKLDEGYQKTYKNVDELLPTLPRSKGWWLDQLLQYQGFWLSTYGIRGSMLIDDHFNPRPTDIIIATSPKCGTTWLRALVFSIINRNSFDFSDHPLRKANPRDLVHFLEAHIRGDGSTASIDGLPSPRLLSTHLPYALFPECMTDDTLACRFVYICRDLKDVLASKWHFANKLRPKGVPPLSLEEAFDLFCKGVSHYGPFWDHVLGYWKASLESPKKVLCLKYEDVKKEPLGCVRKVANFLGVPFTPEEENKEIVEEIVKLCSFENMSNQDVNKSDTRSQEKPISNSDFFRKGEVGDWVNHLSPQMSEILDQITEQKFQGTGFSFH